The Bdellovibrionales bacterium DNA segment TGTTGCTACGGCATTGACCCATTTTACATGGACCATTTTATATGTGGCATCACCTCTGATGATCCTCATGTATGTCAGCCGCTACACCGACTACGTCACAAAGAGTCTTTATAAGGGACTGGTGCAAGTCATTGTGTGGAAGTGGCTGTGGAGTTTGTTAGGAGTATTGCTGTTAAAACTGGCTATGCAGCCGCAAGAGTCAGGGCTTGAGGATTATTTGATGTCGATCATTTTAAATCTCTGCATTGGGGTCAGTATACTCTTTATACCGCTTGTGACCAAATCTTTGATTTCTGATGGTTTAAATTCAGTGGCGAGTTCCTTGGCCGCAGTGCCTGCTCTAGCTGCAGGGAGTGCCATTAAAATGGCCGCTGTTAAATATTCCTCAAAAATCACCGGCGCTGCGAAAGGCGCAGCCCTTTTTACCGCGAAGCCCCTCACAAACCCCATCGCGGGACGAATGGAAATGCTTAAGGATCGCACTAAGCCCCGCATTGAAAAGTTTAAAGCCTCGTATGGGTCCGTAGGATTACCTAAAGAAATTTTACAGAAACGAAAACTTAAAAATTGGAGAAAGAAATAATTTATGTTCGATAACAAAGAAAAAAACAGTGTTCCTAACATTTGGGCCGCTCAGGAAAATTTAATGCACTTTTACAGATCACTTTCAGCGGTTTTGGGGTTTGTTATGGTCCTTATGACAGCGTTGATCTTAGCCCTGGTGTTTCGTAATCCTTTAGTGATCGCAAAAAACGTTGAGACACAAGAGTATTATCAAAGTCATCGAGAGAACATAAAAATTGGCAAAAACGAAGTCGAGGTTTTTACAAAAAGGTTTCTAGAAGCTCTTTACGTTTGGGATGGGTTTAATGTGTCAGTGCTTTCAAAAGAAATTGATCCGTTTACGGAAAATGCCCTGGTCGCAAAGATTCTAGAGGCGCAAGCGCAAAAGTACGGCAAAGAGCTTAAGAGTAAGAAAATTTCTCAAGCCATTACTTTTATAAAAGTGAATGTTTTAGATGATCGCGTGGTCTGTGTTTTTGATCGAATTTTAAAAATCGAAGGCATTCCGCTCATTGTTCCCACGGAGGTCACATTTTCGATGATTCAGAAAACTCCGACACGGCTTAATCCCATGGGGATTTACATAGCCGGTATTACCGAACGTGAGGGTGGTCATTAAGACGCGCTTTGTGTTGGTGACTTTTCTTTTGATGATGTTCTCGTCAAGTACCCTTGCTGCGCTTCCCGGTGATAAGCGCACGATTCTCACCTCAGGCGAAAAGGTCTACACTTTGCGTTTTCAGTTGGGGCTCAGCACCGTGCTTGATTTTGGAACAAAGCCTGAAATTGTGATCTGTGGAAATAAGAATTATTTCAATATAGAAAAACTTAAAAATGCGATCACCATTCAGCCTCTAGCAAACTATTCGACAAACCTCACCGTCATCTCTCAAGGGAGACGGTATTTGTTTTACCTCACTCCGGCAGGGAACGCGAGCCCTGACGGGTTTGTGGAAGTCAAATGGGTGAACTCATCTGATGTAAGAGCAATCAGGCCACTAGCAAGCGAATCTCATGAGATTACAAAGAATATTCATCGCAAGGTGAAACTCTCACACGACCTTGAGCTCACCGTCGTTCGAGAAAAATCAATGAAGCAAGGAAATCGGCGAATTTTTGAAATGGAGCTTAAAAATTTAAGTCGTAAAACCTTTTCGACCAATAATCTGGAAGTGGTCGCAGCCTTCGGTGGCGTGCCTCTTAAAAAACAAGTGATGGCCTGGGAGAGTGAGTCTCTAGAGGGAAAGAAAACCCTCCGGGGGCGAATCATTGTCACGGATATGAGTCGTAAGGCCATTAGCCTTATGATCGGCTTTCAAAGGAAAAGCACGAAAGTGCTTTTAAAAAGTGATTAAGGACCTAACCTTTGAGGATTTTTCCTATAAAATAAAATCTTATTTTATTAAAGAGAGCGGCGGAAAGCGTATATTTGACTTAAAAAGTATTGCCATCGTGTTTGGGAGTTTACTTTTATTAATCTCAATCAGTTTAGCATGGCTCGGACCTGGAGCTGATGAGACCTTCTATGCTCAGACAAGTCGGCAAGATGATGTGCTTTCCGACAAACCACCTGTGAGTGGAACTACAACTCCAACCTATACGCTTTTTAACCATGGTCTCAATAAATTAGAAAATGATAAAAGGAGCGAGACGCTAAAGCGGCAGCGAAAAGTATCGATTAAGTATTTTGCATCTCAGCTCATCGAAGTGTCGCCTAATACTCCAAAAGCCATGCGCTCTGGCGCAAAGCTCATTGGTTTTTTAATGACCTCCATTGATACCCGTCATTCCTCCACCGTAAGAGTGCGCCTTCCGCAAGGAGGTGATGCCGGAGGAGTGGAGATCGAACCTGGATCAATCTTAGTGGGTCAATTTAATTACCCAGGCCAGGGCGCTACGGTTCATATGAGTTTTTCACGTCTAGATACCCCCGATGGGGAATCAAAAACGATTTCTGCCGTAGCTCTTGATAGCGGGTCCTACATTGCTGGCATAAAGGGCAAAAACTATAGCGATACGGGTCTTAAGGTTGCTGGACAACTTGGGCTTACGATGTTCTCCGGTATGGCTGACGTGATGACAGAAAAAGAGTCCTTGGGATTTTCCACTAATTCAGTTCAGGCCAAATCCAATATGCAAAATGCACTACTTCAAGGACTCTCACGAGCCGCTCAAGATCAAACCGCGCGCACAGCCTCTGAGCTTAGTAACGCCCAGGAATACGCCGTTATACCCGAAGGAAAAGAAATGATTATAGAACTCTTAGAGGATTATCGATAATGACTAAAAAAGAAGAAGAAAAAGATATCTTAACCCCTACCCTATTATTTCTAGCAAAGGCTGCAAGATTTATCGTCACAGTACTCGTCCATGGCATAATCCGTAAAGGCACTTGGACCAAAAATGTATTTATCTTTTGGATAATATGGTTGGTGTGGAGCGCTCTTATTGTGTTTGGTCCACGTTGGAATCTTCCGATACTGCTTGATGTATTAACTCCGAACTACCTCCCTCAGCTGGGAATTTGGATTTATCGCCATATGTCTAAACCCACGCAGCTCTTGATATTATTTCTTGGAGGATTTTTAGGCTGGTTATTTTTTAGGGGCATAGCCATTTGGATGGAGCGACTCAAGTTTTAAAAAAGCTATTGATCACTTGGGGCTTAAAACATCTACAGGACTTCTCCCTGAAGTTAAAGGAGTCGTGGATCTTGATCACGGAAAAAGGAAAGTTTTAGTGCAAGCCATAGGGATCGATATTGCCAAATTTCAAGAAAAAAAAGGAGCCTTAGAATCAAGCTTTAATAGCATCGTGCAAGATATTCGTATCTCGCACACCAGCCGCCAGGTTTACGAGATCTTCATCTCTGACAAAGAACTCCCGAATCTGGTGCGTTTTGATGAGCATTCGGACCATCTCACCCGCCCCTACACCTTCCTTGTCGGCCAGACCATGGATAAGTTCATCGTGGCTGATCTCTGCGAAATTCATCATATGCTGATCGCCGGAGCGACAGGTGGAGGAAAGAGTGTGTTCTTTAAACAGTGTTTGATCGGTCTTTTGAGAAGCTCTGAGCATCTTCAGCTTTACTTGATCGATCTTAAGCGCGGTGTCGATGTAAAGCCCTTTGAGGTTTTAGATAACGTGGAGATTGCAAAAGATGAGATCTCGGCCCTATCCGTTCTTCAAGTCGTCGTTCAGGAAATGGAAAAACGTTTTCTATTTTTAGAAGAGAAAGGCTTTACAGAAATTAATCCCGAGAGAGATAAGCTAGACCGTATCGTTGTCGCCATTGACGAAGCTTCCGTGCTTTTTACGGTGGAAAAATCATCTAAGGCGACTAAAGCCATTGCACAAAGTGCGAGAGAATTGACAGATAAAATTGCAAAACTGGGTCGTGCGGCCGGGATTCATGTGATCCTAGCCACCCAAAAAGTGGTCAAAGAGACCATTGATACCCGTGTACAGACGAACATCAACGCCAAGATGTGCTTTCGCGTAAATACACTGGCAAGCTCAATGACTGTGCTTGGAAACAAGAAAGCGGCCGATCTTCCCGATGTTAAAGGACGAGGGATTTGGTCTGTGGGGAGTAACGATCTGGTCTTACAAGTTCCAAGACTTAATAACGAGGAATTAATCGAGGAGATATCGGCATTAACAGCAAAGTTTAATGGGGAGAAGACTCCACTGAATCAAGTAATGCTAAAACCCTCATCTCAGTTAAAAGGGAAAAACAAAAAACTTGTCGAAAAAGAAGAAATTTCCAAACAAAACGAAACGGAGGCAAAACCATAGATGACTCTTACTCTTCAAAGTCGGGACCTTGAGATTTTGCAGTTTTTGTTTAAATACCGTGTAGTGACATATGAGCAACTTCGAAGAAAGTTCTTTCCTCAAAGACACAAGTCCATAGCCCATGCGCGCATACTTAAGCTTTGTAAGATTGGTTTTTTAAAACCACTATTTGTCGAATTAAAAGGAAATTCTGTAAAATGCGTAACACTTACTGAAAAAGGATGGGCGAAAATCTCAGATCTCTGGGAGATGGAAATGGATCGTCCCCACTTTAAAAGTGAATCTCCAAGA contains these protein-coding regions:
- a CDS encoding TrbI/VirB10 family protein, whose translation is MIKDLTFEDFSYKIKSYFIKESGGKRIFDLKSIAIVFGSLLLLISISLAWLGPGADETFYAQTSRQDDVLSDKPPVSGTTTPTYTLFNHGLNKLENDKRSETLKRQRKVSIKYFASQLIEVSPNTPKAMRSGAKLIGFLMTSIDTRHSSTVRVRLPQGGDAGGVEIEPGSILVGQFNYPGQGATVHMSFSRLDTPDGESKTISAVALDSGSYIAGIKGKNYSDTGLKVAGQLGLTMFSGMADVMTEKESLGFSTNSVQAKSNMQNALLQGLSRAAQDQTARTASELSNAQEYAVIPEGKEMIIELLEDYR
- a CDS encoding TrbG/VirB9 family P-type conjugative transfer protein; the protein is MVIKTRFVLVTFLLMMFSSSTLAALPGDKRTILTSGEKVYTLRFQLGLSTVLDFGTKPEIVICGNKNYFNIEKLKNAITIQPLANYSTNLTVISQGRRYLFYLTPAGNASPDGFVEVKWVNSSDVRAIRPLASESHEITKNIHRKVKLSHDLELTVVREKSMKQGNRRIFEMELKNLSRKTFSTNNLEVVAAFGGVPLKKQVMAWESESLEGKKTLRGRIIVTDMSRKAISLMIGFQRKSTKVLLKSD